One genomic segment of Mastomys coucha isolate ucsf_1 unplaced genomic scaffold, UCSF_Mcou_1 pScaffold22, whole genome shotgun sequence includes these proteins:
- the Fgf5 gene encoding LOW QUALITY PROTEIN: fibroblast growth factor 5 (The sequence of the model RefSeq protein was modified relative to this genomic sequence to represent the inferred CDS: deleted 1 base in 1 codon) has translation MSLSLLFLFFCSHLILSAWAHGEKRLTPEGQPAPPKNPGDSSGSRSRSSATFSSSSASSPVAASPGSQGSGSEHSSFQWSPSGRRTGSLYCRVGIGFHLQIYPDGKVNGSHEASVLSQIYR, from the exons ATGAGCCTGTccttgctcttcctcttcttctgcagCCACCTGATCCTCAGCGCTTGGGCTCACGGGGAGAAGCGTCTCACTCCCGAAGGGCAACCCGCGCCTCCTAAGAACCCGGGAGACTCCAGCGGCAGCCGGAGCAGAAGTAGCGCGACGTTTTCTTCgtcttctgcctcctccccagTCGCAGCTTCTCCGGGCAGCCAAGGAAGCGGCTCGGAGCATAGCAGTTTCCAGTGGAGCCCTTCGGGGCGC CGGACCGGCAGCCTGTACTGCAGAGTGGGCATCGGTTTCCATCTGCAGATCTACCCGGATGGCAAAGTCAATGGCTCCCACGAAGCCAGTGTGTTAA